A section of the Lutra lutra chromosome 3, mLutLut1.2, whole genome shotgun sequence genome encodes:
- the RBM43 gene encoding RNA-binding protein 43 isoform X1 — protein MELVSLRAEASVLEGKESKTSERTAAVAGHLVDLFNDQLRTTVMKTHFQDIKNESGVVGNVINPTKARGVANVRFKGKKENVNRKQEHCQVEKSGSTQFTDPHFSEKVFSSVEAILDLSVFRSQVPLESLVMDLKRKIPTLRFSPLEPNGRISVQGSFLAIQKLKESLLLKASFLLEKNGNFISEGKRPNRQNPRRHLQRRSSSESLRSSVPEATRRGETLVLDTDIFLYLKKSRFYKNTLKTCHVFCEERVDGEITTICIKNAQECSQPNNEKVVKALFEEYSLALHFELRKETLTLKGKGSKDKRNIKLACEQLSSRFPQVQINFYETHIDIIGSSSDTNLFKKEVTELIRLES, from the exons ATGGAATTAGTATCGTTGAGGGCAGAG GCATCCGTTTTGGAAGGCAAGGAATCCAAAACTTCTGAAAGAACAGCTGCAGTTGCTGGTCATTTGGTTGACCTTTTTAATGATCAATTGAGGACCACAGTAATGAAGACTCACTTCCAAGATATTAAGAATGAAAGTGGGGTTGTTGGAAATGTGATAAATCCAACAAAAGCCAGGGGAGTTGCAAATGTGaggttcaaaggaaaaaaag AGAATGTCAACAGAAAACAGGAACACTGTCAGGTAGAAAAGTCTGGATCTACTCAGTTCACAGACCCTCATTTCAGTGAAAAG gTCTTCAGCTCTGTGGAAGCTATCCTCGATCTTTCTGTTTTTCGGAGTCAAGTCCCTCTAGAAAGTCTGGTAATGGATCTAAAAAGGAAAATCCCAACTTTACGCTTCAGTCCTTTGGAGCCTAATGGAAGAATCTCCGTCCAAGGATCATTTCTGGCTATCCAGAAGCTCAAAGAATCTTTGCTATTAAAAGcaagttttcttttagaaaaaaatgggaattttatcAGTGAGGGGAAAAGGCCGAATAGGCAGAACCCCAGAAGGCATCTCCAGAGAAGAAGCTCCTCAGAGTCGCTCAGGTCCTCAGTACCCGAGGCCACCAGGAGAGGAGAAACGCTTGTTCTTGACACAGATATTTTCCTCTACCTCAAAAAGAGCAGATTTTACAAAAACACATTGAAAACCTGTCATGTTTTCTGTGAGGAAAGAGTGGATGGTGAAATTACCACAATTTGTATAAAAAATGCTCAAGAATGTTCTCAGCCAAACAATGAAAAGGTTGTAAAAGCACTTTTTGAGGAATATTCACTTGCTCTTCACTTTGAACTGAGAAAGGAGACACTCACTTTGAAAGGAAAGGGaagtaaagataaaagaaatattaaactgGCATGTGAACAACTCAGTTCAAGGTTCCCTCAGGTTCAGATTAATTTTTATGAGACACACATTGACATTATAGGATCATCTTCTGACAcaaacttgtttaaaaaagagGTCACGGAATTAATAAGGTTAGAAAGTTAG
- the RBM43 gene encoding RNA-binding protein 43 isoform X2, with translation MASVLEGKESKTSERTAAVAGHLVDLFNDQLRTTVMKTHFQDIKNESGVVGNVINPTKARGVANVRFKGKKENVNRKQEHCQVEKSGSTQFTDPHFSEKVFSSVEAILDLSVFRSQVPLESLVMDLKRKIPTLRFSPLEPNGRISVQGSFLAIQKLKESLLLKASFLLEKNGNFISEGKRPNRQNPRRHLQRRSSSESLRSSVPEATRRGETLVLDTDIFLYLKKSRFYKNTLKTCHVFCEERVDGEITTICIKNAQECSQPNNEKVVKALFEEYSLALHFELRKETLTLKGKGSKDKRNIKLACEQLSSRFPQVQINFYETHIDIIGSSSDTNLFKKEVTELIRLES, from the exons ATG GCATCCGTTTTGGAAGGCAAGGAATCCAAAACTTCTGAAAGAACAGCTGCAGTTGCTGGTCATTTGGTTGACCTTTTTAATGATCAATTGAGGACCACAGTAATGAAGACTCACTTCCAAGATATTAAGAATGAAAGTGGGGTTGTTGGAAATGTGATAAATCCAACAAAAGCCAGGGGAGTTGCAAATGTGaggttcaaaggaaaaaaag AGAATGTCAACAGAAAACAGGAACACTGTCAGGTAGAAAAGTCTGGATCTACTCAGTTCACAGACCCTCATTTCAGTGAAAAG gTCTTCAGCTCTGTGGAAGCTATCCTCGATCTTTCTGTTTTTCGGAGTCAAGTCCCTCTAGAAAGTCTGGTAATGGATCTAAAAAGGAAAATCCCAACTTTACGCTTCAGTCCTTTGGAGCCTAATGGAAGAATCTCCGTCCAAGGATCATTTCTGGCTATCCAGAAGCTCAAAGAATCTTTGCTATTAAAAGcaagttttcttttagaaaaaaatgggaattttatcAGTGAGGGGAAAAGGCCGAATAGGCAGAACCCCAGAAGGCATCTCCAGAGAAGAAGCTCCTCAGAGTCGCTCAGGTCCTCAGTACCCGAGGCCACCAGGAGAGGAGAAACGCTTGTTCTTGACACAGATATTTTCCTCTACCTCAAAAAGAGCAGATTTTACAAAAACACATTGAAAACCTGTCATGTTTTCTGTGAGGAAAGAGTGGATGGTGAAATTACCACAATTTGTATAAAAAATGCTCAAGAATGTTCTCAGCCAAACAATGAAAAGGTTGTAAAAGCACTTTTTGAGGAATATTCACTTGCTCTTCACTTTGAACTGAGAAAGGAGACACTCACTTTGAAAGGAAAGGGaagtaaagataaaagaaatattaaactgGCATGTGAACAACTCAGTTCAAGGTTCCCTCAGGTTCAGATTAATTTTTATGAGACACACATTGACATTATAGGATCATCTTCTGACAcaaacttgtttaaaaaagagGTCACGGAATTAATAAGGTTAGAAAGTTAG
- the RBM43 gene encoding RNA-binding protein 43 isoform X3 gives MKTHFQDIKNESGVVGNVINPTKARGVANVRFKGKKENVNRKQEHCQVEKSGSTQFTDPHFSEKVFSSVEAILDLSVFRSQVPLESLVMDLKRKIPTLRFSPLEPNGRISVQGSFLAIQKLKESLLLKASFLLEKNGNFISEGKRPNRQNPRRHLQRRSSSESLRSSVPEATRRGETLVLDTDIFLYLKKSRFYKNTLKTCHVFCEERVDGEITTICIKNAQECSQPNNEKVVKALFEEYSLALHFELRKETLTLKGKGSKDKRNIKLACEQLSSRFPQVQINFYETHIDIIGSSSDTNLFKKEVTELIRLES, from the exons ATGAAGACTCACTTCCAAGATATTAAGAATGAAAGTGGGGTTGTTGGAAATGTGATAAATCCAACAAAAGCCAGGGGAGTTGCAAATGTGaggttcaaaggaaaaaaag AGAATGTCAACAGAAAACAGGAACACTGTCAGGTAGAAAAGTCTGGATCTACTCAGTTCACAGACCCTCATTTCAGTGAAAAG gTCTTCAGCTCTGTGGAAGCTATCCTCGATCTTTCTGTTTTTCGGAGTCAAGTCCCTCTAGAAAGTCTGGTAATGGATCTAAAAAGGAAAATCCCAACTTTACGCTTCAGTCCTTTGGAGCCTAATGGAAGAATCTCCGTCCAAGGATCATTTCTGGCTATCCAGAAGCTCAAAGAATCTTTGCTATTAAAAGcaagttttcttttagaaaaaaatgggaattttatcAGTGAGGGGAAAAGGCCGAATAGGCAGAACCCCAGAAGGCATCTCCAGAGAAGAAGCTCCTCAGAGTCGCTCAGGTCCTCAGTACCCGAGGCCACCAGGAGAGGAGAAACGCTTGTTCTTGACACAGATATTTTCCTCTACCTCAAAAAGAGCAGATTTTACAAAAACACATTGAAAACCTGTCATGTTTTCTGTGAGGAAAGAGTGGATGGTGAAATTACCACAATTTGTATAAAAAATGCTCAAGAATGTTCTCAGCCAAACAATGAAAAGGTTGTAAAAGCACTTTTTGAGGAATATTCACTTGCTCTTCACTTTGAACTGAGAAAGGAGACACTCACTTTGAAAGGAAAGGGaagtaaagataaaagaaatattaaactgGCATGTGAACAACTCAGTTCAAGGTTCCCTCAGGTTCAGATTAATTTTTATGAGACACACATTGACATTATAGGATCATCTTCTGACAcaaacttgtttaaaaaagagGTCACGGAATTAATAAGGTTAGAAAGTTAG